The Methanopyrus kandleri AV19 DNA segment AGAAACGAGACCGGGTGAGCTTACGGTACAACTTTCGATCCACCGTGTCGAGGCTCACGTTCACGCGGTCCAGTCCGGCCTCGGCCAGGTCACCTGCGTAATCCGCGAGCAGTACACCGTTCGTGACGAGGGAAACCTCCTCGAAGCCCTCGGCGTTTTCGATTATCTCGATCAAATCCCTCCGGAGTAACGGTTCACCTCCGGTAATCTTGACCTTCCTAACGCCGATCTCAGCACAGGCTCGGAGCAGTCGGCCCCACTCGGCGGCGCTCAGCTCGGATCTCCCGGGTCGCTCCCCTTCCCTGTGGCAGTACACGCAGGCCATGTTGCATCGCATCGTTACGGATATCCTAACGCTTCGGACCTCGCGACCTAGCGCGTCGCGCAAGCGAGGGACCCCACCGAAAAATGTGATTAAGCGGGTAGGAGGGCGTAGATGTTGCAGAATATGATCCCACCGATCTTCGGCTTCCCCTTGAAGCCTATTTCGATGAGTATCGGGTACGGCTTCGTGTTGTAGACCACTACCCCCTCCGTGGGGTGGAAGCCGTACTCCATCGGATGCACGCCCATGTCGATTCCCTTCGGCTTCGGGAGTCCCGCGTCCAGACAGGCGTCCCTGAGCGCCCGGGCCGGTGGGCAGCATCCGTGCGCGGCCTTCTCGTACCCCGGGACCTCGAACACGTCGAAGTACTGGCGCTTCCCGTGCGTCCAGGTATGTGGCGGTACGATCACCCCGTTCCATCCCCGGCACATCCGCGCGGCGTTGACCACCCTGAGGTTGTCTAGGTGGCCGATACCCTCCATCGTGGTCTCGGCGTGTCCGATCAACTTCTTCCGGTACTTGCCGATCCACACGACCACAGCGGAATAGTCGGCCATCTCTACCATCCGTCGGTACGCCGCCTCACCGAACACCTTCTTGACCTCGTTCTCGTCCATCGGCCGGCGGCCGTCCGTGAACTTCAGCTCGTAAACCAGCGTCGCGCGCTCCCCGACGTCGGCTTTCTTGAGGTATTTCAGTTTCTCCCAACCGTACTTCTTGGCCGCCTCCTCGAACGTCATGCGTTTGCCCTCGACCTCGATCTCGTCACTCCCGACCTTCACGGCCACGACCTTCGGGACCTTCCGTCCCCAGACCACCAGACCCGGCTTCTTCACGTACAGGTGGCTGCCTCTTATCAGGACGACGCCCGGTCCCTGGTAATTCGCCACGATCCATCCGTATTCCACCTTGTAATCCCCGCGCACCCACCGTTCCGCCGGCGATGGAACTATGCCCAGGAACACCGCCGGTAGACCCGCGACAGCACCGTACTCCTCGATCGCCTTGCCGGCGATGAACGGGTGCGCCCACACGCTATACCATGGCAGGGAGTACGCGGACATTATCTTGTGTCCTCCCCAGACCGTGTCGCCGTTCTTCACCGGATAGCTGGGCTCTGACGGAGAGAAGGCCAAGTACAGGTGACCGATCGCCTGACCCGCCGCGATCACTAGCGCCAGTGCGACCAATCCTCCCTTGACCGGCCCCAGCTCGCGTATACGCTGTGGGAGCTCCCGAACCAGTCGCTGGACCCTCTCGGTCAGTTTCTCCTCTTTCTTCCTCTCCTTCTTTTTCTCCTCCTTTTCCTTCTCCTTGCCTTCCTTCTCTCTGGATTCACTCCTCACCGTATCGTCCTTCCGCTCCTCATCCGAACGTTCTTCCTCGCTCTTACCCTTCAGTTAAACACCCCCGAGCGGCCTGATTGAGGCGATAGTTATTTATATTATCGGCCGGTGTCCCGGTGCGAGGGGTGCGGGACCGGCCGCAGCTCAGTCTGGCTAGAGCGCGGGACTGTAGATCCCGTGGTCCCGGGTTCAAATCCCGGCGGCCGGACCAAGCTGAAAATCGTTACAAAATCCATAACGAATCCGGGCCGCCCGGCGTCGTACCTCCGATACTACCCACCTCGGTACCGTTCCAAAGTCCATGACGATACGCGGCGGGAGCGAGCTCGCCCACTTTCGCTGAGTTTTTAGGGAGGTGTTTGAGACGACTCGTAGCGGGGGGTAAGCCCATGAGGATAACGTGGCTGGGTCATGCGGCGTTCGAAGTGGAAATCGACGGAGTCAACGTGCTCATCGACCCGTTCTTAAGTGGGAATCCGAAGGCGGCCAAGTCACCGGACGAGGTGGATCCGGACCTTGTCCTCGTGACTCACGGTCACGGCGATCACCTGGGTGACGCCGTCGAGATCTGCAAGCGCACTGGAGCTACGCTGGTCGGGATCTACGAGATCGCCGTGTACGCCCAGGGACAGGGCGTCGAGAACGTGGAGGAGATGAACATCGGCGGCACCATCGAGGTGGAGGGACTGGAGATCACCCAGGTGCCGGCGTGGCACTCCTCGGAGATCGTCGAAGACGGGGAGATAGTCGCCGGCGGCACCCCGGTGGGTTACGTGGTATCAGGTGAGGAAGGGTCGGTTTACCACGCGGGCGACACCGGCCTGTCCATGGACATGAAGCTCATCGGTGAGCTCTACGAGCCGGAGGTGGCACTGTTACCGATAGGCAGCAGGTTCACCATGGGACCCAAGGAGGCCGCTAAGGCCGTGGAGCTGATCGAGCCGGAGGTGGCGATACCGATGCACTACGGGACCTTCCCGCCGATCGAGCAGGATCCCGAGGAATTCAAACGGGAGGTGGAGGAACTCGGACTGGACGTGGAAGTCGTGATCCTGGAGCCGGGAGAGTCGTACGAAAGGTAGGGATGACGAGCACCTTTCCAACCGAGTGGTGAGGACCGCCGTCGGGCCCGACCTCCCTCACTCTACTTTCACGACTTCACGGTTGATCAGCTCGACGAACCGCGCCGCTACGAACCCCGTCACACACGCTGCGATCACCACG contains these protein-coding regions:
- a CDS encoding metal-dependent hydrolase — its product is MRITWLGHAAFEVEIDGVNVLIDPFLSGNPKAAKSPDEVDPDLVLVTHGHGDHLGDAVEICKRTGATLVGIYEIAVYAQGQGVENVEEMNIGGTIEVEGLEITQVPAWHSSEIVEDGEIVAGGTPVGYVVSGEEGSVYHAGDTGLSMDMKLIGELYEPEVALLPIGSRFTMGPKEAAKAVELIEPEVAIPMHYGTFPPIEQDPEEFKREVEELGLDVEVVILEPGESYER